From a region of the Homalodisca vitripennis isolate AUS2020 unplaced genomic scaffold, UT_GWSS_2.1 ScUCBcl_8106;HRSCAF=16075, whole genome shotgun sequence genome:
- the LOC124374371 gene encoding peptidyl-tRNA hydrolase 2, mitochondrial-like — protein sequence MDTTRLAVSATSFVVGVVAALLVRVGLRGGFVKALTTGSSWRDMKMVMVVRSDLAIGRNNKAAAQCAHAAINCYKRALTDAPKDLRRWETQGQTKVGSFVNWLICSWKCRWPEHSMMDFGSVLETVQILVSGEAELMEVAENAQAEGLVAVVIHDSDSAIVLGIGPGPTALVDKVAGHLRLY from the exons ATGGATACAACGAGATTGGCAGTATCTGCGACAAGTTTTGTTGTCGGAGTGGTGGCAGCGCTGCTGGTGAGGGTAGGGCTGCGAGGAGGGTTTGTGAAGGCATTGACTACAGGAAGCTCATGGAGGGATATGAAAATGGTAATGGTGGTGCGCTCAGACCTGGCGATTGGCAGAAACAACAAGGCTGCAGCTCAATGTGCTCATGCTGCCATCAACTGTTACAAGAGAGCACTGACTGATGCACCAAAAGATCTGCGCCGTTGGGAGACCCAGGGCCAAACCAAGGTTGGTTCATTTGTTAATTGGTTGATTTGTAGTTGGAAGTGCCGATGGCCGGAGCACTCCATGATGGACTTTGGATCTGTGCTAGAGACAgtccaaatcct GGTATCCGGGGAGGCGGAGCTAATGGAGGTGGCAGAGAATGCTCAAGCTGAGGGGCTGGTTGCAGTGGTCATCCACGACTCGGACTCTGCCATAGTACTGGGTATTGGCCCAGGACCTACCGCTCTTGTGGACAAAGTTGCTGGCCACCTCAGGCTCTATtag
- the LOC124374372 gene encoding uncharacterized protein LOC124374372, with translation MFMQVRERRVYGERRVLTKCKELMRFENIRGESESLTINAFSVSELIEKNGYNEIGSICDKFCCRSGGSAAGEGRAARRVCEGIDYRKLMEGYENGNGGALRPGRLAENKAAAQCAHAAINCYKRALTDAPKDLRRWETQGQTKVVVKVSGEAELMEVAENAQAEGLVAVVIHDSDSAIVLGIGPGPTALVDKVAGHLRLY, from the exons ATGTTTATGCAAGTACGGGAAAGAAGAGTGTACGGTGAAAGAAGAGTATTGACTAAGTGCAAGGAGCTGATGCGGTTTGAAA atATCAGAGGAGAAAGCGAATCATTGACGATAAATGCTTTCAGTGTCAGTGAACTGATTGAAAAGAATGGATACAACGAGATTGGCAGTATCTGCGACAAGTTTTGTTGTCGGAGTGGTGGCAGCGCTGCTGGTGAGGGTAGGGCTGCGAGGAGGGTTTGTGAAGGCATTGACTACAGGAAGCTCATGGAGGGATATGAAAATGGTAATGGTGGTGCGCTCAGACCTGGCCGATTGGCAGAAAACAAGGCTGCAGCTCAATGTGCTCATGCTGCCATCAACTGTTACAAGAGAGCACTGACTGATGCACCAAAAGATCTGCGCCGTTGGGAGACCCAGGGCCAAACCAAG GTGGTGGTAAAGGTATCCGGGGAGGCGGAGCTAATGGAGGTGGCAGAGAATGCTCAAGCTGAGGGGCTGGTTGCAGTGGTCATCCACGACTCGGACTCTGCCATAGTACTGGGTATTGGCCCAGGACCTACCGCTCTTGTGGACAAAGTTGCTGGCCACCTCAGGCTCTATtag